The following are encoded in a window of Sebastes umbrosus isolate fSebUmb1 chromosome 7, fSebUmb1.pri, whole genome shotgun sequence genomic DNA:
- the si:dkey-54n8.4 gene encoding coiled-coil domain-containing protein 92: protein MGDEGSLSRQIGSVERSVVFLRQEHLTLLHGLHLEILSLQKRCSELTSDLKVKPPGRSQIELQEEEELLENRCWDVESRLTDQECTLGELRMELSHKGALVGALRANLKEKERHFLEELKRRSHCSTILNTELQKQTEAAAYLSFQLHAARQKLHHQRMQQRHGLLARANNQGAQYGAEQNSVSPQMPSGASPSSPVVKPKRKSVRASLRVERARECVPIEKVTGPAEPTAMPDPALFLHPRRHRARSRHAVAQRQPLLGLEKEDEEEGGGEGPQGEAARLMSAAAAPPAAEAKAD from the exons ATGGGTGATGAGGGCAGCCTGTCTCGGCAGATTGGGAGTGTGGAGAGGAGCGTGGTGTTCCTCAGGCAGGAGCACCTCACTTTACTCCACGGCCTCCACCTGGAGATCCTCTCCCTGCAGAAACGATGCTCAG AGCTGACAAGTGATTTAAAGGTGAAGCCTCCAGGCAGAAGCCAAATAG AGttacaggaggaagaggagctccTGGAGAACCGCTGTTGGGACGTGGAGAGCCGTCTGACCGACCAGGAGTGCACCTTAGGAGAGCTTCGTATGGAGCTGAGTCACAAAGGCGCTTTGGTGGGAGCCCTCAGAGCCAATCTCAAGGAGAAGGAGCGCCATTTCCTGGAGGAGCTCAAACGACGCAGCCACTGTTCCACCATCCTTAACACGGAGCTGCAGAAACAAACGGAGGCGGCGGCGTACCTCTCCTTCCAGCTGCACGCCGCCAGGCAGAAACTGCACCACCAGCGGATGCAGCAGCGGCACGGACTCCTCGCCCGAGCCAACAATCAGGGGGCCCAGTATGGTGCCGAGCAGAACTCTGTCTCTCCACAGATGCCGTCAGGAgcctccccttcctctcctgTGGTTAAACCCAAGCGTAAGAGCGTCAGGGCGTCTTTGAGAGTGGAGCGTGCCCGGGAGTGCGTGCCCATAGAGAAAGTGACGGGCCCCGCAGAGCCCACGGCGATGCCGGACCCTGCGCTCTTCCTCCACCCTCGACGGCACAGGGCTCGCTCCAGGCACGCTGTGGCACAGAGACAGCCTCTGCTGGGCCTGgagaaggaggatgaggaggaaggaggtggagaggggCCCCAGGGTGAAGCTGCCAGACTGATGTCTGCAGCTGCAGCGCCTCCTGCTGCTGAGGCGAAGGCAGATTAG